The genomic interval GCGTCGACGGCGTCGGCGAGTTCGGTGTAGCCGTCGACGACGAGCATGGTCAGCAACTCGTCGCGGCTGCTGACGTACCGGTAGACCGCCGAGGAGACGACGCCGAGGTCGCGGGCGACCGCGCGCAGCGACAGCGCCGCCGCGCCGTGCTGGGCCAGGTGCTCGCGCCCGATGCGCACGATGTCTGCCATGGTGCGGGCGCGGGCGCGCGCCCTCGGTGTCGTGGCGGCCATGCCTCCACCATGCCATATCGAGAGCACCGCATCCACATGCGATCACCGCTTCCGGCAGGACGGAGGTGATTGTGCTGGTGAGCACCCCCGTCGCGTTATGGGATACCGCGCGACACAGGTACTGTACTCGGTAGTAACGTAAGCAGCGTCACAGGCGACACCGAGCAAGGAGCGGCACATGGCCCAGCCCGACACCGATTTCGACGTGCTCATCGTGGGCTCCGGTTTCGGCGGCAGCGTCACCGCGTTGCGGCTGGTGGAGAAGGGCTACCGGGTCGGCGTGCTCGAGGCCGGCCGGCGCTTCGCCGACGACGAACTGCCCGACACCAGCTGGGATCTGCGCAAATTCCTGTGGGCGCCCAAGCTGGGCTGCTACGGCATCCAGCGCATCCACCTGCTGCGCGATGTGCTGATCCTGGGCGGCGCGGGCGTCGGCGGCGGCTCACTCAACTACGCCAACACGCTGTACGTGCCGCCGGACCCGTTCTTCGGCGACGCGCAGTGGCGCGACATCACCGACTGGCGCGCGGAGCTGACGCCCTACTACGAGCAGGCCACGAAGATGCTCGGGGTGGTGCGCAATCCGCACATCACACCCGCCGACGAGGTGTTCCAGCAGGTCGCCGAGGATATGGGGGTGGGCGACACGTTCGTGCAGACGCCGGTCGGGGTGTTCTTCGGCGAACCGGGCAAGCGGGTGTCCGACCCGTACTTCGGGGGTGTCGGCCCGGACCGCACCGGCTGCCTGGAGTGCGGCGAATGCATGACCGGCTGCCGGCACGGCGCCAAGAACACGCTGGTCAAGAATTACCTGTATCTCGCGGAACAGGCTGGGGCGCAGGTGATCGCGCTGACCACGGTGACGGCGGTACGGCCGCTGGACGGCGGGACGTGGCAGGTCGACACCGAGCGCACCGGCGCCTGGCTGCGCAAGTCGCCGAAGTCGTACACGGCCGGGCACGTGGTGCTGGCCGCGGGCACCCGCGGCACCCAGCAATTGCTGTTCGCGATGCGCGACAAGGGAATTCTGCCGAACCTCTCACCGCGGCTGGGCGAGCTGACCCGCACCAATTCCGAGTCGATCGTCGGGGCGGCGACGCGCACGGTGGATCCGCGCCGCGACTTCACCCGCGGCGTGGCCATCACCTCCTCCATCCACCCCACCCCCGACACCCACATCGAGCCGGTGCGCTACGGCAAGGGCTCCAACGCGATGGGGCTGCTGCAGACACTCATGGTCGACGGCGGCGGACGCGTGCCGCGCTGGCTGCGCTTCCTGTGGGAGGTGCTGCGTCATCCGCTGCGGTTGCTGTCGATGCTGCGGGTGAAGAACTGGAGCGAGCGCACCGTGATCTCGCTGGTCATGCAGCACCTGGACAATTCGATCACCACGTACACCAAGCGCGGCCTGTTCGGTCGGCGGCTGACCTCCAAACAGGGTCAGGGCCAACCGAATCCGACCTGGATCCCGGCCGGGAACGAGGTGACGCGGCGGGTGGCGGACAAGATCGGCGGCATCGCGGGCGGCACCTGGGGCGAGATCTTCAATATCCCGCTGACGGCGCATTTCCTGGGCGGCGCGGTGATCGGCGCGGATGCCGAGCACGGCGTGATCGACCCGTATCACCGGGTGTACGGCTATCCGACGCTGAGTGTGGTGGACGGGGCGGCGGTGTCGGCCAATCTGGGCGTGAATCCGTCACTGACCATCACCGCCCAAGCCGAGCGGGCCGCGGCGCTGTGGCCGAACAAGGGTGAGCGGGACACCCGCCCGCCGCAGCACGCGCCGTACGAGCGGATCTCGCCGGTGGCGCCGCAGCGGCCGGTCGTGCCCGCCGGGGCGCCCGCGGCGCTGGTGCTGCCGATCGTCGAGATCCGCCGCGACACCGCCTGAGCGGGCGGGTCGCCGACCCACCGGCGACGGCAGTGCGCGCACTGTTGCATCGAGTGCATTACCGCACTCGATGCCATTGCGGCGCAGGGTTTCCCGGTCTCACCCGGCGAGGGCTCGCCGCAGCACGGTGGCGAGTTCGGCGATCTGCCGCTGCGACACCTCGGCGGACAGGATGGCCTGGGAGCCGTGGAAGGTGCCCGACCACTGGTGCAGGTCCACGGGCACGCCCGCCCGCAGCAGCCGCAGCGCGTAGTCGATGTCCTCGTCGCGGTTGGGGTCGAATTCGGCGGCGGCGACGTAGGCGGGGGGCAGACCGGACAGATCGGTGGCGCGCGCGGGCGCCGCATAGGGGGTGGCGGGCGCGGAGCCCAGGTAGTGTCCCCACAGCGAGGTGACCTTGGCGCGGTTCATCCAGGGGGTGTCGGTGAACTGCCGCGCCGACCAGCTCTGCTGGCGATCGTCGAGGCCGGGCTGGTTGAGCAACTGGAAGCAGATCCGCGGGCCCTGTTCGTCGCGGGCCCGCAGGGCGATCGCAGCGGCGAGGTTGGCTCCGGCGCTGTGCCCGCCGACGGCGATGCGGTCGGGGTCGATGCCGAGTTCGGCGGCGTGCTCGGCGGTCCAGGTCAGCACGGCGTAGGCGTCGTCGAAGGCGGCGGGGAACCGATGTTCGGGGGCCAGGCGGTAATCGACGGAGACGACCACCGCGCCTGCGCTGTCGGCGATGCGGGTCGCCCACGGGTGCTCGGTGTCGAGATCGCCCATGACGAAGCCGCCGCCGTGCAGCCACACGATGGCGCCGTGGGCGTGCTGTGGCCGGTAGATCCGCACGGGCACCGCGGGATCGGCGGGGACGGTGCGGTTTTCGACGAGCAGGCCCGGCACGTCGGGGACCGGGATCGCGGCGCCCAGTTCGGCGAAGTTCTCGCGTGCGGTGAGCGGGTCGGTGAGGTCGGCCTTGGGGAACAGGGCGAGGAAGGCTTCGAGTTCGGGGTCCATGCCCTCGATCCTCACAGCCGCGCCGCCGCGCGGGCATCCGCCGTCCGTCGGGTATGCGGTCTGGTTCGCGCGCCGATCGGCGCCTATTCTCCGGGCATGGAGGCTCTGGTGGAACGGCTGTCGCAACTGGATTCGCAGGCCGAGGGCGCGTTGCGGGTGGTCATGTTCTACGACACGCTGATGCGGCGGCGGGTGGATCTGCCCGCGCTGGCGCGCGCCTCGGCGGGGCTGGCCGAATGTGTGGCGGGGATCAGGCTGCACGGTGCGGGGCGGGTGGTCCGGTTCGCGCCCGACGGCCGCGCCGCCGGGGCCGCCGCGCCGGTGTCGGCGGCGACGGTGCCGATCGTGCTGGACGAGGAGGAGATCGGCGCGGTGTGGCTGGAACGCACCGGCACCGCCCGCCAACTCGACGATGTGCTGCTGGATCGGCTGGCGATCGCGGCCGCGGCGGTGGTCGAGCGGTACGGCCCGGCGCGCACCACGATGGCCGATCCGGCGCTGGTGGAGCTGGCGATCGGCGCGGGTGGTGACGAGGCGGGCCGGGCGCGGGCGTTGCGGCTGCTGGGTTTCGCCGCGGAGCTGCCGGTGCGGGTGGTGGCCGTGCGTTCGGCGGTGCCGCTGGACCGGGTCGGCGCCGCGATCTGCCCGGCGCGTCCGGTGAAGGCGGCGCCGGTGGCGGGGGTGGGTGTCGTGCTGGCCGCGGCCGTGGACCTCGACGCGTTCCCGGCGGGTGTCCGCGCGGGCCTGGGCGAGGCGGACCGGCCCGACCACGGCTGGCGCCAGGCCCGCACGGCGTTGCGTTTCACCACCGCGCGGCGACCGGTCGTGCGGTACGGCGCGCTGGGCGGGCTGGCGTTGCTGGCGCGGATCCCCGCGGACGCGGCCCGGGACAATCCCGATGTCGCGGCGATCGCCCGGCTCGGCGCCGGGGAGCTGGAGACCCTCGACATCTATTGCGCCACCGGATCATTGCGCCGCGCCGCCGAGTTGCTGCATCTGCATCACAGCAGTGTGGCGCGCCGCCTCGAGCAGGTGAGCAAGGCGCTGGGTTTCGAGCTCACCGAGCCCGGCGGGCTGGTGCGCGCCGAGCTGGCCTTGACGATGTGGCGGCTGCTCGACGATATTCCGCCCGATCTCGGGTGAGAGTGCCTGCCGCGCACGGTATTCGGCGCCACGGTCACTGCTCGGGCAGGCGGGCGAAACCCATGGGTGAGGTGGGTGGCGGCGCGGTGGAGGCGGGGGCGCGGAATTCCTGCAGTGCGGTGAGGACGTCGACGTGGCGGGCGGCGTAGCAGCGGACCTGCGGGAGCGCGTGGCCGACCTCGCTGCGTTCCAGCGGTTCGGCGTCGAGGTAGCCGACGGCCGCAAGGTCGATGCGCAGGCGGTCGGCGATGCGCGCGATGGCCGCGGATTTGCGTCCCCAGCCGACCTCGACGGCGGCGAAGGCGGCGTGCAGGCCGTGCCGGTGCAGTTTGTCGCTGGTCCAGTCCCATTCGCCGCGGCTGGCCACGGCGTGCACGACGCCGCGGCGGGCCAGGGTGCGCAGGGCGCGCACGGCGTCGGGACGGAGCGCCCCGCTGGTGGAATCACACACCACGCCGTCCCACAGCGTGTTGTCCAGTTCCCAGACAAGGCATTTCACTGCCGGTGCGCTCATGTGGTCCCCACGCTCTCGTATGGTCCCCGACGGCGATTACAGATACGGCGACACCAGTGGCACGGCCTCGACCGGATGCCCCGCCTCGATGGGCGCGCCGATGGAGGCCAGCCGCCAGTTGCCGCCCTCTCGATACACCTTCGCCACCACCATGGCGGTGTGCGGGCCGCCGCCGCGCAGATTGCCGCGCACCAGTTCGGCGTTGGTGGAGCCGTCGACCATGCGCCAGTATCCGTTGCGGATGCGTTCGAAGGTGTGCCCGGCGTAGGAGGTGACCACGAAGACCATCGCGGTCACCGGGGCGGGCAGGCGGCCCAGGTCCACGGTGATCACCTCGTCGTCGCCCTTGCCCTCACCGGTCAGGTTGTCCCCGGAGTGCCGCACCGCACCGTCGCGCGACGAAAGTTGCTGGTAGAAGGCGACATCCACGAGGTCGTGGCCGACGAACAGCAGCGCCGAGGCGTCCAGGTCGATCTCGAGTTCGCGCAGCCCGCGCGGGCCGTGCACCTTCACCGGGTCCCAGCCGACGGCCATCTTCACCAGCGACAGGTCGCCGTTGCGGATCTCGCTGAGCGCGACTTCCTGGCCGGGGTCCAGCACGGCGGGGCCGCGGTAGACCTGGGCGGCGGGGCCGCCGACGGGGACGCCGTGCGCGGTGACCAGGGCGGCGAATCCGGCGGGATAGCCGTGCCCGAGCGTGCGCAGCTGCCAGCCGGGACCGGCGCGGTCGAGATCGAAGGCGATGACCGCCGATTCCTGGCTCGCGTCGTCGATCACGTACTCGTACACCAGGTTTCCGGCGGTGTCCTCGACGAGGACCTGCGGTGGCGCGAAGTCGGCGAACCGGGCGCCGGTGTCCTCGAGCGACAGCGACACCCGCACGTGGTGAATGTCGGGAGGCAGTTGCCGCGGCGCGATCGACAGTGTCGCGTCCTCGGGCGACCAGCGCACGCCCGGGCCGGTGGGGTGGTTGTAGAAGATCAGATCCTCGGCCGAGCGCACCCGTCCGCCGGTGTCGAGCAGCAGGGCGGAGATGTCGATCGGCTCGCTGTGCCGAACCGATACCACGATGTCGTCGACGGCCAGGCGGTCGACCTGTCCCTTGGTCAGCTGTGCGGCCACCGTCCTAGTTTACGTTGCCCGGCCCGCCTTCCGGCTTATCCGCGGCGGCCCGGCCGGTCCCGCGACGGGCCGGGGCGCTGTCTGGCCAGGGTGGCGCAACCGGCTCGCCGGCAAGCGAATTGCGGCCGCGGCGCGCCGGGCGGGTACGGTAACGGGCGCGAGACAGGCACGAGCAGGCAGGAGTTCGCGGTGCGCCACACCCTGAGACGGGTCGTCGCGGCGGTGCCGCTGGCCGCGGCGCTCGCGGCGGCCGGGTGCGGCGCCGACGATTCCGCGCCGGTCGCGGCCGAGTCCGGCGTCACTACAACCACGCCGCCCGCACGGACCACACCGCCCGCACGGACCACGACGCCGACCGCGACGAGTACCGGGTCGCCGTACGCGGCACCGACGGTGGACGAGTACGCCGACAGCGCGCTGATCGAGCGCGGCGAGTGGAGCGAGGACCCCGACGGCCGCCGCCTGCGCGTGTATCCCAGCGCGGCCGGGCGCGCCGACACCTTCCCCGCCGCGCTGGACCGCGCGTGGGGCGAGGTGCTGGCCGCGGTGCCCGACGCCGATACGCCCGGCATGTACGACCAGTTCAAGTGCCACTGGGAGTGGGCGCGGCTGGTCGCGCCCGACAAGCCGAGCTGGAATCTGGAGCCGTGGCGGCCGGCGCCGGGCTATCAGGGCACCGTGCAGGCCCGGTGCAATCCGGGCGGGCCGGACCCGGCGGGTAATTGACCCGGCCGCTTCACAGTTCGCTCAGATCACCCAGATCCGCCGAGAGCCAGTGCTCGGGCCGCATGTACACCGCGGCCTGCTCGCCGAGGGTTTCGGCGAACTTCAGGTATCCGGCGACCTGGTCTTCGGGCAGGTAGCGCCGCACCATCGCCTCGTGCAGCGCGTCGTCGGCCGGGACGATCCGCGTGACGGGACCCTCCGCCGTCACGTACCTGACGGTCGGTTCGAGGCGTTCGGCCATGAGACTGAACCGGCCCGCGGCCCGCAGCAGCGTCATCTTCTTCGATTGCGGACCGGTCAGCAGCCACAGTTCGCCGCCGGGCACGTAGTCGTACCAGATCGGGACGGTGAGCGGCCCGCGGTCGGGTCCGGCGGCGATCGCCAGCGCCCCGATGTGCGGTTCGGACAGGAACTTCTCGCGGTCTCGCGGAGTCAGCGCCATGACCCCACGGTACCGGCCGCGCCCGCGCCGCGACACCACCGGCCGCGAGCGCCGGGACGGCGGCCGAAACCCGTTGCCCGGGAGAACCTTCGAACACGTCGGAAAATATGCGTATCGTTGAGGGGTCGGATCGTTGGTGAGGTCGGAGCGTCACGACCCGAAGGGAGCGTCACGTTGCGGTCATCTGCGTCATCGACTGCCCCCGCCGGGCCACCACCGACCGTTCCCGCCGCGGCGCTGCGCGCGATGTTCCCCGCGCTGGCCGAATCCACCGAGGTGTATCTGGACAGCGCGTCCACCACGCAGAAACCGCGTCCGGTGATCGAGGCCGTGCACCGCTACCACAGCTCCCGCACCGCCAACGCCGGTCGCGGCAGCTACCCGTGGGCCACCACCCTCACCCGCGCGGTGGCCGAGGTCCGGGCGCGTACCGCCGAATTCCTCGGCGCCGCAACCGAAGAGATCGTGTTCACCGCCGGGGCCACCGCCGGACTCAACGCGATCGCGCTGGCGTGGGGGCTGGCCGCGCTCGACGACGGCGACGAAATCCTCTACAGCCCACGCGATCACGCCTCCAACGTGTATCCCTGGCAGCAGTTGCGGGCGACGCTGCGCCGCTTCGGCCGCCACATCCGGCTGGTCCCCTATCGGGTGACCGCGCTGGGCGAGGCCGACATCGACGACATCGCCGCCAAACTGGGCCCGCGGACCCGGCTGATCACCGTCTCGCATCTGCATCACGTGTTCGGCGCGCGCACAACGCTCGAGGAGTTGCGTGGTCGGCTGGATCCGCGGGTGCTGCTGTGTTTCGACTGCAGCCAGAGCGCCGGGCATCTGCCGGTCGACGTCGAGGCGCTCGGCGCGGATTTCGCGGTGCTGTCGGCGCACAAGATGTTCGGCGCGCCCGGCACCGGCGTGCTGTACTG from Nocardia wallacei carries:
- a CDS encoding TerD family protein, producing the protein MAAQLTKGQVDRLAVDDIVVSVRHSEPIDISALLLDTGGRVRSAEDLIFYNHPTGPGVRWSPEDATLSIAPRQLPPDIHHVRVSLSLEDTGARFADFAPPQVLVEDTAGNLVYEYVIDDASQESAVIAFDLDRAGPGWQLRTLGHGYPAGFAALVTAHGVPVGGPAAQVYRGPAVLDPGQEVALSEIRNGDLSLVKMAVGWDPVKVHGPRGLRELEIDLDASALLFVGHDLVDVAFYQQLSSRDGAVRHSGDNLTGEGKGDDEVITVDLGRLPAPVTAMVFVVTSYAGHTFERIRNGYWRMVDGSTNAELVRGNLRGGGPHTAMVVAKVYREGGNWRLASIGAPIEAGHPVEAVPLVSPYL
- a CDS encoding helix-turn-helix domain-containing protein; the protein is MEALVERLSQLDSQAEGALRVVMFYDTLMRRRVDLPALARASAGLAECVAGIRLHGAGRVVRFAPDGRAAGAAAPVSAATVPIVLDEEEIGAVWLERTGTARQLDDVLLDRLAIAAAAVVERYGPARTTMADPALVELAIGAGGDEAGRARALRLLGFAAELPVRVVAVRSAVPLDRVGAAICPARPVKAAPVAGVGVVLAAAVDLDAFPAGVRAGLGEADRPDHGWRQARTALRFTTARRPVVRYGALGGLALLARIPADAARDNPDVAAIARLGAGELETLDIYCATGSLRRAAELLHLHHSSVARRLEQVSKALGFELTEPGGLVRAELALTMWRLLDDIPPDLG
- a CDS encoding GMC oxidoreductase, translating into MAQPDTDFDVLIVGSGFGGSVTALRLVEKGYRVGVLEAGRRFADDELPDTSWDLRKFLWAPKLGCYGIQRIHLLRDVLILGGAGVGGGSLNYANTLYVPPDPFFGDAQWRDITDWRAELTPYYEQATKMLGVVRNPHITPADEVFQQVAEDMGVGDTFVQTPVGVFFGEPGKRVSDPYFGGVGPDRTGCLECGECMTGCRHGAKNTLVKNYLYLAEQAGAQVIALTTVTAVRPLDGGTWQVDTERTGAWLRKSPKSYTAGHVVLAAGTRGTQQLLFAMRDKGILPNLSPRLGELTRTNSESIVGAATRTVDPRRDFTRGVAITSSIHPTPDTHIEPVRYGKGSNAMGLLQTLMVDGGGRVPRWLRFLWEVLRHPLRLLSMLRVKNWSERTVISLVMQHLDNSITTYTKRGLFGRRLTSKQGQGQPNPTWIPAGNEVTRRVADKIGGIAGGTWGEIFNIPLTAHFLGGAVIGADAEHGVIDPYHRVYGYPTLSVVDGAAVSANLGVNPSLTITAQAERAAALWPNKGERDTRPPQHAPYERISPVAPQRPVVPAGAPAALVLPIVEIRRDTA
- a CDS encoding pyridoxamine 5'-phosphate oxidase family protein, with the translated sequence MALTPRDREKFLSEPHIGALAIAAGPDRGPLTVPIWYDYVPGGELWLLTGPQSKKMTLLRAAGRFSLMAERLEPTVRYVTAEGPVTRIVPADDALHEAMVRRYLPEDQVAGYLKFAETLGEQAAVYMRPEHWLSADLGDLSEL
- a CDS encoding DUF2599 domain-containing protein, whose product is MRHTLRRVVAAVPLAAALAAAGCGADDSAPVAAESGVTTTTPPARTTPPARTTTPTATSTGSPYAAPTVDEYADSALIERGEWSEDPDGRRLRVYPSAAGRADTFPAALDRAWGEVLAAVPDADTPGMYDQFKCHWEWARLVAPDKPSWNLEPWRPAPGYQGTVQARCNPGGPDPAGN
- a CDS encoding alpha/beta hydrolase translates to MDPELEAFLALFPKADLTDPLTARENFAELGAAIPVPDVPGLLVENRTVPADPAVPVRIYRPQHAHGAIVWLHGGGFVMGDLDTEHPWATRIADSAGAVVVSVDYRLAPEHRFPAAFDDAYAVLTWTAEHAAELGIDPDRIAVGGHSAGANLAAAIALRARDEQGPRICFQLLNQPGLDDRQQSWSARQFTDTPWMNRAKVTSLWGHYLGSAPATPYAAPARATDLSGLPPAYVAAAEFDPNRDEDIDYALRLLRAGVPVDLHQWSGTFHGSQAILSAEVSQRQIAELATVLRRALAG
- a CDS encoding aminotransferase class V-fold PLP-dependent enzyme, with translation MRSSASSTAPAGPPPTVPAAALRAMFPALAESTEVYLDSASTTQKPRPVIEAVHRYHSSRTANAGRGSYPWATTLTRAVAEVRARTAEFLGAATEEIVFTAGATAGLNAIALAWGLAALDDGDEILYSPRDHASNVYPWQQLRATLRRFGRHIRLVPYRVTALGEADIDDIAAKLGPRTRLITVSHLHHVFGARTTLEELRGRLDPRVLLCFDCSQSAGHLPVDVEALGADFAVLSAHKMFGAPGTGVLYCRARVHDQLTAFLPGGNSAVAVADSGLAPGNMPELLEGGTPNLPGVLALGAALEFLDTVGLDAIAAHNRALTGQLIEGLRPVPGLEFLPGPAHAPCETGYGIVSFTLDGIGATDLGFVLAECGFLVRTGAHCVPSGSIAAADDDSVRVSTHLYNTAEEIDRFVRCVTTIATEVR